Proteins from a genomic interval of Rhinoraja longicauda isolate Sanriku21f chromosome 16, sRhiLon1.1, whole genome shotgun sequence:
- the bag3 gene encoding BAG family molecular chaperone regulator 3 → MAQFTVPSFAMKVSPNTKADSDSLPPGWEVKIDPQTGWPFFVDHNNRTTTWSDPRLEPQKERQSFSNGPHPSGYVQPSQDPSKSWHGKEYGSSGAQLRPGYIPIPVIHEGVPEHYLQKVHYSPQQPDLQRLKSEVRAHSPLRAQSPSRLPARADSPVGSPLEATQADKQSGQASAAAANQPQGSENSLFQTSPQTFSSQPHSRSKLGNSQRSSGYISIPVIHEGIGGKPTQQVYPPAHHAQYASQQTQHPVQQAQYPTQQARHPIHQADYPPVQQVHHPVHQAQYPTQQVYHPAQQVQYPSQPTEYTVQQQHPAAYRVSPDDWGTTRAGAHSPLRKTQKEASSRESSPARMPTQVRSQSPVYTSTGVDRPQVAQQRVEHQETPKMQQESKATSSAPERPAAYIPIHVIRQQPHKSQPKPEKAERSTPSPAPGSAQLEESVPEKKPVAPDAAQKHPGLLKLEKILKRVHRLEEDISLFEGRGTDKHYLLLEEMMTKELLALDSVDPEGRVDVRQARRDGVKKVQNLLERLEQKASMGPEDKSFSEPQPANTEGTTPMDSIAENKSHTTTSTQEAEMETDQSKISPRKPSDTCNIKDISDKNEH, encoded by the exons ATGGCTCAGTTCACCGTCCCGAGCTTTGCGATGAAGGTTTCTCCCAACACCAAGGCCGACAGCGACTCTCTGCCGCCGGGCTGGGAGGTTAAGATTGACCCACAGACCGGCTGGCCTTTCTTTGTCGACCACAACAACAGGACGACAACGTGGAGCGACCCGAGGTTGGAGCCACAGAAG gaAAGACAAAGTTTTTCCAATGGCCCTCATCCATCAGGTTATGTGCAACCATCGCAGGATCCCTCCAAATCGTGGCACGGCAAGGAATATGGGTCTTCTGGGGCTCAGCTTCGTCCAGGCTACATTCCCATCCCAGTGATTCACGAGGGAGTTCCCGAACATTATTTACAGAAAGTACATTACTCACCTCAGCAGCCTGACCTGCAGAGGCTTAAAAGTGAAGTGCGAGCACACTCCCCGTTGCGAGCACAGTCTCCATCCAGGCTGCCAGCGAGAGCTGACTCACCAGTTGGGTCTCCATTAGAAGCCACACAAGCAGATAAACAAAGTGGACAAGCATCAGCAGCTGCTGCTAATCAGCCTCAAGGGTCAGAG AATTCATTGTTCCAAACTAGCCCCCAAACATTTTCATCGCAGCCACACAGTCGATCAAAATTGGGAAATTCCCAAAGGTCTTCAGGTTATATTTCTATACCCGTAATTCATGAAGGGATTGGAGGAAAGCCAACTCAACAAGTGTATCCCCCTGCCCATCATGCACAGTACGCCAGCCAGCAAACCCAGCACCCAGTGCAACAGGCTCAGTACCCAACACAGCAAGCccgtcaccccatacaccaggcaGACTACCCCCCTGTTCAGCAAGTGCATCACCCTGTGCACCAAGCGCAGTACCCAACCCAGCAGGTCTATCATCCTGCCCAGCAAGTGCAATATCCTTCCCAGCCAACAGAGTACACAGTCCAGCAGCAGCACCCGGCTGCCTACAGGGTTTCCCCTGATGACTGGGGAACAACCAGAGCTGGTGCACATTCACCACTAAGAAAGACTCAAAAGGAAGCATCAAGCCGTGAGAGTTCTCCAGCTCGGATGCCGACACAGGTCCGATCACAGTCACCCGTCTACACCAGCACAGGTGTGGACAGACCACAG GTTGCTCAGCAACGGGTAGAGCATCAAGAGACACCCAAAATGCAACAGGAGAGCAAGGCTACTTCCTCAGCCCCCGAGCGTCCTGCAGCATATATCCCAATTCATGTCATCAGGCAACAACCCCATAAATCTCAGCCTAAGCCTGAGAAAGCTGAGAGGAGTACTCCATCACCCGCACCAGGCAGTGCCCAGCTGGAAGAGAGTGTGCCTGAAAAAAAGCCCGTAGCTCCCGATGCTGCTCAGAAACATCCTGGCCTGTTAAAGTTAGAGAAAATCCTTAAGAGAGTTCATAGGCTTGAGGAAGACATCAGTTTATTCGAAGGAAGAGGAACAGATAAACACTACTTGTTGTTGGAAGAAATGATGACTAAAGAGCTGCTGGCCCTTGACTCCGTGGATCCTGAGGGCCGGGTTGATGTGCGTCAAGCCAGAAGAGATGGTGTGAAGAAGGTTCAAAACCTTCTGGAAAGGTTGGAGCAAAAAGCCAGTATGGGCCCAGAAGACAAAAGCTTTTCTGAGCCTCAGCCAGCAAACACTGAAGGAACAACTCCGATGGATTCTATAGCAGAAAATAAAAGCCACACTACAACATCTACACAAGAAGCAGAAATGGAAACTGACCAAAGTAAAATCAGCCCAAGGAAACCAAGTGATACTTGCAACATTAAAGATATTTCTGATAAAAATGAACATTAA